TGTCCAGGCGTACCGGGGTGGTGGCGGTGAGCCGGCCGACGGTCCGGGACAGATCGGCCCCGGTGGCGTCGGCTGCCGGCCGGCCGTACTCGTCCAGGCGGATCAGGGCTGACGGCGTGTCGGCGCCGGATGCCGCTCGGCGTTTCGCCAGGGTCATCGCGAGCGCCGTCAGCAGGCCGTCCTCGACTCCGCAGCGGAAGGCGGACGGGAGAGTGGTCAGGAGGGTGTCGGTGAGGGGGGCGGGGAGCAGGATGCGGGCGCCGACCGGTGCGGGGTGGGTGTCGTGGGCCGGGTGGGGGTGGCGTGTGCCGACGGCCGGGTCGGGCCCGTCGACGGCGGCGAGCCACGTGTCCAGCTCGGCCGCGCGTGCGGGCCGGTGTGCCTCCAAGGTCAGGGCGCGGGCGGCGAGCGGCAAGGGTGTGGTGACCGGGGGCAGTTCGATGGTGCGGCCGGTGCGGAGCTGTTGTCCGGCGGTGGTGAGGTCGGCGAGGAGGATGCGCCAGGAGTGGGCGTCCACCAGGAGGTGGTGCAGGACGATCAGCAGCCGCCCCGCTTGGCGGGTGCCGGTGTCGAACCAGGTGAACTGCGCCACGGTGCCGGCTGCCGGGTCCAGCCGGGCTGCGGCGGCCTCGAGTTCGCTCTGCGTCAGGCGCTTCCACTCCTCGGCCCGGTCGGTGCCGGCGGCGGCTTGCCAGGGGGTGTCCGCGGCGACCCGGCGGATCAGGGAGTCCGCGGCCACCGAGCCGGGCGGGGCCACGACGAGCCCGCCTGCGTCGGATTGCGTCACGCGGACGCGGAGCATGTCGTGGTGGTCGATCAGCGCGGTCAGGGTGGTGGCCAGTGCGGTGCGGTCCATGCCTTGGGGAAGGTTCAGGAGTATCGCCTGGCAGTGTCGCGCGGAGCGGGGCCCGAGTTCGTGCAGGAGGTGGGTGGCCGGGAGGTGCGGCAGTCGCCCCGCTCCCCCGTCGGCACGTTCCGTGGCAGGGTCGGGTTGTGCCGCGCTGATCGCGTCGGCGAGAGCGGCGACCGTGCGGGACTCGAAGATCTGCCGGAAGGAGACCTCCAGTCCTCGTGCCCGTGCCTGTGAGGCGACGCGCATGGCCTGGATGCTGTCTCCGCCCAGCGACAGGAAGTCGTCGTCGATGCCGACGCGGGCGAGGCAGAGGACCTCGGCGAAGGCGTCGGCGAGGTGCTCCTCGGCCGGGGAGCGGGGCGGGCGGTAGTCGGCCCCGCGGAACTGCGGCCGGGGCAGTGCGGCCCTGTCGGCCTTGCCGTTCGGCGTCAGCGGCATCTCGTCGACGACCATGATCGTTCCGGGGATCATGGCTTCCGGCAGCCGCCGGGCCAGGAATGCGCGCAGCTCGGCCGCGCCGAGTCCCGGCCCCAGGGTGAGCTGCCCGGCCCGGCCGGCAGGCCCGTCCCGGTGGGTCTGCGTGTCGGGCGCCGGCACCACGAAGCCGACCAGGTGTTTTGCCCCGGTGTCGGTGTCGTGGACCACGACGGCGGCCTGGCGCACCCTCGGGTGTGTCGCGAGGACCGCCTCCACTTCGCCGAGTTCGATCCGCTGTCCGCGCAGCTTGACCTGGCCGTCGCTGCGGCCCAGGTATTCCAGCTGTCCGTCGGTGCCGACTCGGGCCACGTCGCCGGTGCGGTACATCCGCCCGCCCGCGGGGCCCAGCGGATCGGCCAGGAACCGCGTCGCGGTCTGGGAGGGGCGCCCGAGGTATCCGCGGGCCAGTCCCGGGCCTGCGAGGTACAGGTCGCCGGCCTGGCCGTCGGCGACCGGTGTGAGGTCCTCGCCGAGCAGGTACGTGCGGGTGTCCGTCATCGCGGTGCCGATCGGCACCTTACCGTCGCGCAGCGGTCCGGCGAACGTGGCCCACACGGTGGCCTCGGTGGGGCCGTAGGCGTTGAACAGTCGTCGTTTGGTGCCCCATTCGGCCACGAGGGCGGGGGTGCTCGCCTCCCCTCCGACGACCAGGACCCGTAGGTGGTCCAGGGAGGCGGAGGTGCCGGTGGGCAGGGTGGCCAGGACGCTCGGCGGCAGCGTCGCATGCGTGACCTCGCGCTCCGCCAGGACCTCGGCCAGCTCCTCGCCCACCAGTTGTTCCTGCGCCGGGAGGACGAGCAGGGCCCCTGTGGTCAGAGCCGTCACCAGGTCCCACACGGACATGTCGAAGCTGAGCGCCGCGTACTGCAGCACTCGGGCGCCCGTAGCTGTGCCGAGTTCTCCGACCCGCACGGCCTCGGCGCGCAGTGCGGCGAGCCCGAGGTGCGTCACCGTCACTGCCTTGGGCCGGCCTGTGGAACCCGAGGTGTAGATGACGTAGGCGGTGTTGGCCGTGCTCAGCGGCGCGAGGCGGTCGGAGTCGAGGGGGTTCGTCTCCGGCGCGCCGCGCCGGTCGGCCGCGGTCTGCGGCGCGTCGACGGCCAGGACGTCTGCATCGAGCCCTGCGGGCAGCCGGGCGGCGGCGGTTCGTGTGGTGAGGACGGCCGTCGGTGCGGCGTCGGCTGCCATGTAGGCGATGCGCTCGGCCGGATGGCCCAGGTCGAAGGGCAGATAGGCTGCGCCGGCCTTCATGATGCCGAGCAGCGCTGCGATCTGCTCGGCCGAGCGCTCCATCGCCACGGCCACCGTCTGCTCCGGGCCGATGCCGCGGCCGATCAGCCAGTGCGCGAACCTGTTCGCCGCCGCGTTCAGCTCCCGGTAGGTCCACAGGGTGCCGGCGCACTCGACGGCCGGATTCAGCGGCATCTCCTGGGCCCGTGCCTCGAACAGCTCGGTGAAGGTGGCCGGAGGAACACCCGTCCCGGCGAACGGCTCGTCAGCGGACGATCCTCGTGGGTCGCTCACGGATTCTCCAGAGTCTGGGGACGATGAATGGGGATCGAGGGCTACCTGGCTGACCTCAAGGAGACCGGCAGACTGCTGTATCCGTGGAGGAAGTTGGAGTGGATGGGCCTGGCCTCGCCGTTCGGCACGGCCTCGGCGACATGGGTGCGCAGGGCGCAGAGCATGGCGGCGATCTCGGCCCGGCCCAGGTGGGCGCCGGGGCAGAAGTGCGGTCCGTAGCCGAACGCCACATGCTTGTTGGGAGTCCGGCCCAGGTCGAAGGAGCCGGGGTCGGCGAAGAGGTCCTCGTCGTAGTTGGCGGAACTGTTCCAGAGCGTGACGACGTCGCCGGCACGAAGGAGGCGACCGCCGATCTCGACGTCCTCGAGGACGCGCCGGCCGAAGTGCATGGCGGGGCTGGCCCAGCGCAGCACCTCTTCCACGGCGCTGTCCACGCTGACTTCCCCCGAGGTGAGCCGCCGCCACTGCTCCGGGTGCTCCATCAGCGCCCGCATGCCGCTGATCATCGAGAGCCTGCTGGTCTCGTCGCCGCCGATGATGATGCTGTAGCAGTTGAAAATGATCTCTTGTTCGGTGAGCGGCTCGCCGTTGATCGTGCTGGTGGTGAGGATGCTCAGCACGTCGTCGCGCGGGTCCTTGCGCCGTACCGCGGCCAGCTCCGCGAAGTAGAAGAGCAGTTCGTTGCGGGCGACGACCGCCTCGTCCGCGGAGCTGCCCTCGTCCTCGGTGCTGAGCGCCTCCTTCGTCAGGACCAGCAGCTCGTCGCGGTCGCCGGCAGGGACCCCCAGCAGGTCGGCGATGGTGGCCATCGGGATGTGCTCGGCGACGTCCTTGGCGAAGTCGCAGTCGCCGGCCTCGACAGCGTGGCGCACCAGCCGGTCCGTGCGCTCGCGCACTGCGGCGAAGACCGGTTCGAGCACTCGGGGTGCGAACGCCTTCAGCATCAAGTTGCGCAGTTCACGGTGGCGTTGGCCGTCGGTGACGGCAAGCATCTTGCCTGCGGCGGAGTCTCCGCCCTCCAACAGG
The sequence above is a segment of the Streptomyces sp. NBC_01255 genome. Coding sequences within it:
- a CDS encoding cytochrome P450, giving the protein MTTLSVECADLTDPQTFLAPRAELVEMWSRFRSASPVHWHEVDGRAVPGFWVLSRYHDVMEVYRDNKRFTSESGNVLATLLEGGDSAAGKMLAVTDGQRHRELRNLMLKAFAPRVLEPVFAAVRERTDRLVRHAVEAGDCDFAKDVAEHIPMATIADLLGVPAGDRDELLVLTKEALSTEDEGSSADEAVVARNELLFYFAELAAVRRKDPRDDVLSILTTSTINGEPLTEQEIIFNCYSIIIGGDETSRLSMISGMRALMEHPEQWRRLTSGEVSVDSAVEEVLRWASPAMHFGRRVLEDVEIGGRLLRAGDVVTLWNSSANYDEDLFADPGSFDLGRTPNKHVAFGYGPHFCPGAHLGRAEIAAMLCALRTHVAEAVPNGEARPIHSNFLHGYSSLPVSLRSAR